In a single window of the Leisingera daeponensis DSM 23529 genome:
- a CDS encoding nitrate reductase has product MAGAACQEVRSACPYCGTGCGVLLRPDGAGGLAVRGDPDHPANRGRLCSKGLALGETLGLEGRLLAPQVNGQETDWDSALDLVASKFRQAVDRHGPDSVGFYLSGQMLTEDYYVANKLMKGFLGSANIDTNSRLCMASTVAGHKRAFGTDTVPGTYEDLEQADLIVLAGSNLAWCHPVLYQRILAAREKRGTRLVVIDPRRTASCDQADMHLKLRAGSDVALFNRLLAALYEGGALDAEYLQHVEGLGEALEAAFASDASVTGLSDYEIAAFCRLWMGTEKVVTIFSQGVNQSASGTDKVTAILNCHLATGRIGKPGSGPFSVTGQPNAMGGREVGGLANMLACHMDLENRSHRAAVQEFWGAPALPDRPGLKAVDLFRAAGGGRLKALWIIHTNPAVTMPEADAVRAALQACEFTVVSDITAATDTARLADVLLPAAAWAEKEGTVTNSDRTISRQRAVLPPPGQARADWDILADVGRRMGWSAAFDYQSPAQIFREHAALSGLAGSFGLDFDISGLSSMSDPDYEGLSPVRWPVSRNRQGGRFFADGQFFHPDGKARMLPVRWRPPAAAPDRQHPFRLNTGRIRDQWHTMTRTGRAARLSGHLAEPFADIHPEDARRLGVQRADLLRLRSPHGEAILRARITTDVQPGDLFVPIHWTGETAPSARVDTLVAAAVDPVSGQPESKAAVVAAERWQPAWYGFAVSCRPMVPRSEYWAMARTETGYRAELAGLSPLADPEAAARDLFAQPETEVQIMTDSSKGITRLALFQDGRVMAALFTAPEPVAVSRDYLAGLPGTSTAGVLTGIPAADRPDPGPVICACFNVGANTILHAIESGGLVSVADIGTALHAGTNCGSCRPDIAELLARRPLRQAAE; this is encoded by the coding sequence ATGGCGGGTGCGGCCTGTCAGGAGGTCCGTTCCGCCTGCCCCTACTGCGGCACCGGCTGCGGGGTGCTGCTGCGCCCGGACGGCGCAGGCGGGCTGGCGGTGCGCGGCGACCCGGACCACCCGGCCAATCGCGGGCGGCTCTGCTCCAAGGGGCTGGCTCTGGGGGAGACGCTGGGACTGGAGGGCCGCCTGCTGGCCCCGCAAGTGAACGGGCAGGAGACCGATTGGGACAGCGCCCTGGATCTGGTCGCCAGCAAGTTCCGGCAGGCAGTGGATCGGCACGGCCCGGACAGCGTCGGCTTTTACCTGTCTGGCCAGATGCTTACCGAAGACTACTATGTCGCCAACAAGCTGATGAAGGGATTCCTCGGCTCGGCCAATATCGACACCAACTCGCGCCTGTGCATGGCCTCCACCGTCGCGGGCCACAAACGCGCCTTCGGCACCGACACGGTGCCCGGCACCTATGAGGATCTGGAACAGGCGGACCTGATCGTCCTGGCGGGCTCCAACCTCGCCTGGTGCCACCCGGTTCTGTACCAGCGCATTCTCGCCGCGCGCGAAAAGCGCGGCACCAGGCTGGTGGTCATCGACCCGCGGCGCACGGCGAGCTGCGATCAGGCGGACATGCATCTGAAACTGCGGGCGGGCAGCGACGTGGCGCTGTTCAACCGGCTTCTGGCCGCGCTTTATGAGGGCGGCGCACTGGACGCGGAGTATCTGCAGCATGTGGAGGGGCTGGGCGAAGCGCTGGAAGCCGCCTTCGCGAGCGATGCCTCCGTCACCGGGTTGTCTGACTACGAAATCGCAGCCTTCTGCCGTCTCTGGATGGGCACTGAAAAGGTAGTGACCATCTTCAGCCAGGGGGTGAACCAGTCCGCCTCCGGCACGGACAAGGTGACCGCGATCCTGAACTGCCATCTGGCAACCGGCCGCATTGGCAAACCCGGCAGCGGCCCCTTCTCAGTGACCGGCCAGCCGAACGCCATGGGCGGGCGCGAGGTGGGCGGACTGGCCAATATGCTGGCCTGCCATATGGATCTGGAAAACCGCAGCCACCGTGCGGCGGTGCAGGAATTCTGGGGTGCCCCGGCGCTGCCGGACCGGCCCGGGCTGAAGGCGGTCGATCTGTTCCGCGCGGCAGGCGGCGGGCGGCTCAAGGCACTGTGGATCATCCACACCAACCCCGCCGTCACCATGCCTGAGGCCGACGCCGTGCGCGCGGCACTCCAGGCCTGCGAGTTCACCGTGGTAAGCGACATCACCGCGGCAACCGATACCGCCCGGCTGGCGGATGTGCTGCTGCCCGCCGCTGCCTGGGCGGAAAAGGAGGGCACCGTCACCAATTCGGACCGCACCATCAGCCGCCAGCGCGCGGTCCTGCCGCCGCCGGGCCAGGCCCGCGCCGACTGGGACATTCTGGCAGACGTAGGAAGGCGCATGGGCTGGAGTGCAGCCTTCGATTACCAGTCTCCGGCGCAGATCTTCCGGGAGCATGCCGCATTGTCCGGCCTGGCCGGCAGCTTCGGGCTGGATTTCGACATTTCCGGCCTCAGCAGCATGTCCGATCCTGACTACGAGGGGCTTAGCCCCGTCCGCTGGCCGGTGAGCCGGAACCGCCAGGGCGGGCGGTTCTTTGCGGACGGGCAGTTCTTTCACCCGGACGGCAAGGCCCGCATGCTGCCTGTCCGCTGGCGCCCTCCGGCTGCCGCGCCGGACCGCCAGCATCCGTTCCGCCTCAACACCGGCCGTATCCGCGACCAGTGGCACACGATGACCCGCACCGGACGAGCCGCCCGCCTTTCAGGGCATCTGGCCGAACCCTTTGCCGATATCCACCCGGAGGACGCCCGGCGGCTGGGAGTGCAGCGCGCAGACCTGCTGCGGCTCCGCAGCCCGCACGGGGAGGCGATCCTGCGCGCCCGGATCACCACCGATGTGCAGCCCGGCGATCTGTTCGTGCCGATCCACTGGACCGGCGAAACCGCACCTTCGGCGCGTGTTGACACGCTGGTCGCCGCCGCCGTTGATCCTGTTTCGGGGCAGCCGGAAAGCAAGGCCGCCGTCGTCGCGGCGGAGCGCTGGCAGCCGGCCTGGTACGGGTTTGCCGTATCCTGCCGCCCGATGGTTCCCCGGTCGGAGTACTGGGCCATGGCTCGCACGGAAACGGGGTACCGTGCAGAACTGGCAGGGCTGTCTCCGCTTGCGGATCCGGAGGCCGCCGCACGGGATCTGTTCGCCCAGCCCGAGACCGAAGTGCAGATAATGACGGACAGCAGCAAGGGCATTACCCGGCTGGCCCTGTTTCAGGATGGCAGGGTTATGGCAGCGCTGTTCACCGCGCCGGAACCGGTGGCGGTCAGCCGGGACTACCTGGCGGGACTTCCGGGCACCAGCACGGCGGGTGTTCTGACTGGCATTCCTGCCGCAGACCGGCCCGATCCCGGCCCGGTGATCTGTGCTTGCTTCAACGTCGGGGCCAACACCATCCTTCACGCAATCGAGAGCGGCGGGCTGGTGAGTGTTGCCGATATCGGCACTGCCTTGCACGCCGGAACAAATTGCGGCTCCTGCCGCCCTGACATCGCTGAATTGCTAGCGCGTCGGCCGCTCCGGCAAGCCGCAGAATAG
- the nirD gene encoding nitrite reductase small subunit NirD, whose product MNWIDIGHISDIPLHGARVVKTPVGCVALFRTGEDEVFAADDRCPHKGGPLSEGIVHGQSVTCPLHNWVFDLSTGQAHGADEGRIGTYPVRVEGGRLLIDGGAIGKRSAA is encoded by the coding sequence ATGAACTGGATCGACATCGGCCATATCAGCGATATACCCCTGCACGGCGCCCGGGTAGTGAAGACTCCGGTCGGCTGCGTCGCCCTCTTCCGCACCGGAGAGGACGAGGTCTTTGCCGCAGACGACCGCTGCCCGCACAAGGGCGGCCCGTTGTCTGAAGGCATCGTGCACGGCCAAAGCGTCACCTGCCCGCTGCACAACTGGGTGTTCGACCTGAGCACCGGCCAGGCGCACGGCGCAGATGAGGGCCGCATCGGCACCTACCCGGTGCGCGTCGAAGGCGGCCGCCTGCTGATTGACGGCGGTGCCATCGGCAAGCGGAGCGCCGCGTGA